The proteins below are encoded in one region of Oncorhynchus tshawytscha isolate Ot180627B linkage group LG04, Otsh_v2.0, whole genome shotgun sequence:
- the LOC112233550 gene encoding UPF0561 protein C2orf68 homolog codes for MEILRDDEEQELKYKRTGRLDMSHGFLHHIRRNQIARDDYDKQVKQANERQRARLTTTPRRPRRPDIQVYHPRRGNGTEPGVGAETEEWNESGSSTEPETHGTELFWLDYQADSGCVTSFIVHKEDKPERVVERVAEKNVLDSAMRVALQARIRKEMDKRLDKR; via the exons ATGGAGATTTTGCGGGATGATGAAGAACAAGAGCTCAAATATAAACGTACGGGTCGTTTGGACATGAGCCATGGTTTCTTACATCACATTCGAAGGAACCAGATTGCCAG AGATGACTATGATAAGCAGGTAAAGCAGGCCAATGAGCGTCAGAGGGCCAGGCTCACCACTACCCCCCGACGCCCCCGCCGGCCAGATATCCAAGTGTACCATCCTCGACGTGGAA ATGGAACTGAGCCAGGAGTGGGTGCAGAGACTGAAGAGTGGAATGAGAGTGGGTCGAGTACAGAGCCAGAGACCCATGGGACTGAACTCTTCTGGCTGGACTACCAGGCTGACTCTGGCTGTGTCACCTCCTTCATTGTACAcaag GAGGACAAGCCAGAGAGGGTGGTGGAGCGTGTAGCAGAGAAGAATGTTCTGGACTCAGCCATGAGGGTGGCACTGCAGGCCCGGATTCGAAAGGAAATGGATAAACGTCTGGACAAACGCTGA
- the LOC112233548 gene encoding U4/U6.U5 tri-snRNP-associated protein 2: MVSVKRQRELDFEDDEATVPVKVGRSSEDRRSRHCPYLDTINRSVLDFDFEKLCSISLSHINVYACLICGKYFQGRGLKSHAYTHSVQFTHHVFLNLHTLKFYCLPDNYEIIDSSLEDITYVLKPTFTRQHISGLDKQGKLYRAYDGTTYLPGIVGLNNIKANDYANVVLQALSNVPPLRNYFLEEENYCGIRRPPGDIMFLLVQRFGELMRKLWNPRNFKAHVSPHEMLQAVVLCSKKNFQITKQGDAVDFLSWFMNALHGALGGTKKKPSSLTKVFQGSMRIFSKKLPHPDLPPEEKVALLLKEEYQEEMSESTFLFLTLDLPTAPLYKDEKEQLIIPQVPLFNILAKFNGNTEKEYKTYKENFLKRFQLLKLPPYLIFCIKRFTKNNFFVEKNPTIVNFPITNVDLREYLTEEAQVTEKNTTYDLVANVVHDGKPTEGAYRMHVLHHGTGKWYELQDLQVTDILPQMITLSEAYIQIWKRRENEDDTTNHTGA, translated from the exons ATGGTCTCTGTAAAACGGCAGAGAGAACTTGACTTTGAAGACGATGAAG CTACAGTGCCTGTGAAAGTAGGCCGTTCATCTGAGGATCGCAGAAGTCGCCACTGTCCCTACCTCGACACAATCAATAG GAGTGTGCTGGACTTTGATTTTGAGAAGCTgtgctccatctcgctctcccacATCAACGTCTATGCTTGTCTCATCTGTGGGAAATACTTCCAAG GTAGAGGTCTGAAGTCCCATGCCTATACTCACAGTGTGCAGTTCACCCACCATGTGTTCCTCAATCTGCACACACTTAAGTTCTACTGTCTGCCAGATAACTACGAGATCATTGACTCATCGCTGGAAGACATCACG TATGTACTGAAGCCCACATTCACCAGACAGCACATCTCTGGATTGGACAAGCAGGGCAAGCTGTATCGAGCCTATGATGGCACCACCTATCTGCCTGGTATCGTAGGGCTCAACAACATCAAGGCTAATGACTACGCTAATGTGGTGCTGCAG GCCCTTTCCAATGTGCCCCCACTGCGGAACTACTTTCTGGAAGAGGAGAATTACTGCGGCATCCGTAGGCCACCTGGTGACATCATGTTCCTGCTGGTGCAGCGATTCGGTGAGCTGATGCGCAAGCTGTGGAACCCCCGGAACTTCAAGGCCCACGTGTCACCCCACGAGATGTTGCAGGCTGTAGTGCTGTGTAGCAAGAAGAACTTCCAGATCACCAAGCAAG GGGATGCTGTGGACTTTCTGTCCTGGTTCATGAATGCTCTGCATGGTGCACTGGGAGGAACCAAGAAGAAACCTT CAAGCCTCACCAAAGTGTTCCAAGGTTCCATGCGTATATTCTCCAAGAAGCTTCCTCACCCAGATTTG cCACCAGAAGAGAAGGTGGCTCTGCTTTTGAAGGAGGAGTACCAGGAGGAGATGTCGGAGTCCACCTTCCTCTTCCTGACCCTTGACCTTCCCACAGCCCCACTGTACAAGGATGAGAAGGAGCAGCTCATCATCCCACAGGTCCCCCTCTTCAACATCCTGGCCAAGTTTAACGGCAACACAGAGAAG GAGTATAAAACCTACAAAGAGAATTTCCTCAAAAGGTTCCAGTTGCTCAAGCTGCCTCCCTATCTCATCTTCTGCATAAAGAGGTTCACCAAGAACaacttctttgtggagaagaaccCCACCATCGTCAACTTTCCCATCAC GAACGTAGACCTTCGTGAGTACCTGACAGAAGAGGCACAGGTCACAGAGAAGAACACCACCTATGACCTGGTGGCCAACGTGGTGCATGATGGGAAGCCCACTGAGGGGGCATACAGAATGCATGTCCTGCATCAT GGCACTGGGAAGTGGTATGAGCTCCAGGACTTGCAGGTGACAGATATCCTGCCCCAGATGATCACACTGTCGGAGGCTTACATTCAG ATTTGGAAAAGAAGAGAGAACGAAGATGACACAACTAACCACACAGGGGCGTGA